A portion of the Leptotrichia trevisanii DSM 22070 genome contains these proteins:
- a CDS encoding HPr family phosphocarrier protein, whose translation MKEIIVEIKNEQGVHARPAGQIVNIAKRYKATLEIEKVGENEIVDGKNVFGVMTLGAAKGEKLKLRAVSENEGNSEEESKLLEELRQMIEIDKFFEK comes from the coding sequence ATGAAGGAAATTATTGTGGAAATAAAAAATGAACAAGGAGTTCATGCACGTCCAGCAGGGCAGATTGTGAATATTGCAAAACGATACAAAGCAACTTTGGAAATAGAAAAAGTTGGAGAAAATGAAATTGTTGATGGGAAAAATGTGTTTGGAGTGATGACTCTTGGGGCTGCAAAAGGAGAAAAATTAAAACTTAGGGCAGTTTCAGAAAATGAGGGAAATAGTGAAGAAGAAAGCAAACTATTGGAAGAATTAAGACAAATGATTGAAATTGATAAATTTTTTGAAAAATAA